In Buchnera aphidicola (Aphis nasturtii), the genomic stretch TTCTTTTTTGATGTAATAGAAATATTTTTTCCAACTATTTCATTAATTAAAGTTGATTTTCCAACATTCGGTCTTCCGATAATAGTTATATATCCGCAATATTCTTGTGTTTTCACTCTACACCTAACTGAATTAATGCTTTTTTAGCTGCATTTTGTTCTGCTTTTCTTCTACTTGTGCCTTTACCAATAAACATTTTTGAATTAATACTGATTTCGCAATGGATAGTAAATAGTTGATTATGAGCTTCTCCGCACACCTTTACTATAAAATATGTGGGTAATGATAAATGTTTAGATTGCAAATATTCTTGTAATCTTGTTTTTGGATCTTTTTGCGTATCTCCCGGGCTTATTTTTTCTAAACGTTTTTCATACCATTTAAGTATTAGTTCTTCTACTGTTTTAATATTACTATCTAAATAAATACTTCCAATTAAAGCTTCTACTGTATTTGCTAAAATAGATTCACGTCGAAAACCCCCGCTTTTTAGTTCTCCCTGACCTAATTTTAGGTATTCTCCTAAATCAAATTCATATGCTATTTCTGCTAAAGTATTTCCTCGAACTAAAGTCGCTCTCATACGACTCATATCTCCTTCGTTAATATATGGAAAATGTTGATATAAAGCATTAGCAATTACAAAACTTAATATAGAATCGCCTAAAAACTCAAGTCTTTCATTATGGTTACTACTTGCACTACGATGTGTAAGTGCTTGTTTTAATAATTCTTTTTGATTAAAAGTATATCCTAATACTTCCTGTATTTTATTTGTTACGATATGGTTCATGTTATACCAATTTCAACGAGATTTTAATTGATTTGTATATATAACAGGAAAAACAGTAAAATTTGATAGAATTAAAAAAAACAT encodes the following:
- the rnc gene encoding ribonuclease III, with the protein product MNHIVTNKIQEVLGYTFNQKELLKQALTHRSASSNHNERLEFLGDSILSFVIANALYQHFPYINEGDMSRMRATLVRGNTLAEIAYEFDLGEYLKLGQGELKSGGFRRESILANTVEALIGSIYLDSNIKTVEELILKWYEKRLEKISPGDTQKDPKTRLQEYLQSKHLSLPTYFIVKVCGEAHNQLFTIHCEISINSKMFIGKGTSRRKAEQNAAKKALIQLGVE